The Sphingobium sp. JS3065 genome includes a region encoding these proteins:
- a CDS encoding UbiH/UbiF/VisC/COQ6 family ubiquinone biosynthesis hydroxylase → MQRFDVVILGGGLVGLTLGIALSGHGVRCAVIDPANPVETTAAGFDGRVSAISSTSYAMLSAIGVAEYLEGKGCPIDRIWVSDGLEPGALDFAPDEDDGVMGIMFPNRDLRVALARTAERAENLTRFQPDRALHVNRDADGVTLTLASGETIHGALLIAAEGRNSPTREAAGIRTTRWNYKHVAMVTAIDHEVPHANTAYEIFYPGGPFALLPMLPGTRSAIVWTVPTDQAPAMLKLSERAWLAEAQKRMGGFLGEIALAGPRSSYPLGFHHAARITDTRLALVGDSAHAIHPIAGQGLNLGFRDVAALVEVLVEGMRLGLDPGDAQLLARYQRWRGLDAMMTSVAMDGLVRLFDVPGRLPSLVRRAGLAAVQRTSLLKNRFMAEARGQSGALPRLLTGEMI, encoded by the coding sequence ATGCAACGCTTCGACGTCGTCATATTGGGTGGTGGCCTGGTCGGCCTGACCCTTGGCATCGCGCTTTCCGGCCATGGCGTGCGCTGCGCCGTGATCGATCCGGCCAATCCCGTGGAGACTACCGCCGCCGGTTTCGACGGCCGCGTGTCGGCCATCAGTTCGACCAGCTACGCCATGCTGTCGGCCATCGGCGTGGCCGAATATCTTGAGGGCAAGGGTTGCCCGATCGACCGCATCTGGGTCAGCGACGGGCTGGAACCGGGCGCGCTCGACTTCGCGCCGGATGAGGATGACGGGGTGATGGGGATCATGTTCCCCAATCGCGACCTGCGCGTCGCTTTGGCGCGGACGGCGGAAAGGGCGGAAAACCTCACCCGCTTCCAGCCCGACCGGGCGCTGCATGTGAACCGCGATGCCGACGGCGTGACGCTCACCCTCGCCAGCGGCGAGACGATCCACGGCGCGCTGCTGATCGCGGCGGAGGGCCGCAACAGCCCGACCCGCGAAGCCGCGGGCATCCGCACCACGCGCTGGAATTACAAGCATGTCGCGATGGTGACCGCCATCGACCATGAAGTGCCGCACGCCAACACGGCCTATGAGATATTCTACCCCGGCGGCCCCTTCGCGCTGCTGCCGATGCTGCCGGGCACCCGCTCCGCCATCGTCTGGACGGTGCCCACGGATCAGGCCCCGGCGATGCTCAAACTGTCCGAACGCGCCTGGCTGGCGGAGGCGCAGAAGCGCATGGGCGGCTTCCTGGGCGAGATCGCGCTGGCCGGGCCGCGTTCCAGCTATCCGCTCGGCTTCCACCATGCGGCGCGGATCACCGACACGCGGCTCGCGCTGGTTGGGGACAGCGCCCATGCGATCCACCCGATTGCGGGGCAGGGCCTGAACCTGGGCTTCCGCGATGTCGCCGCGCTGGTGGAGGTGCTTGTGGAGGGCATGCGGCTCGGCCTCGATCCGGGCGATGCGCAATTGCTGGCGCGCTATCAGCGCTGGCGCGGGCTGGACGCGATGATGACCAGCGTGGCGATGGACGGGCTGGTCCGGCTGTTCGATGTGCCGGGGCGGCTTCCCTCGCTCGTTCGCCGCGCCGGGCTGGCGGCGGTGCAGCGCACGTCCCTGCTCAAGAACCGCTTCATGGCCGAAGCGCGGGGACAATCCGGCGCGCTTCCCCGGCTGCTGACCGGCGAGATGATTTAG
- a CDS encoding cytochrome b, translating to MDRYSSIARALHWILAILIIFNLFLGFAHDALPREWKVMPIHKSIGLSVLALTVARILWRFTRETPPLPAAMPVWEKRAAHVTHFTFYAFMLVMPLTGWIMSSAGDRPLNWFFLFDVPKFAVSKGDAIVGISGESHEIMGFAWAVLIIVHVLAALRHHFILKDGVLRRMI from the coding sequence ATGGATCGCTACAGTTCCATTGCCCGCGCGCTGCACTGGATCCTGGCGATCCTCATTATCTTCAACCTCTTCCTGGGCTTTGCGCATGATGCGCTGCCCAGGGAGTGGAAGGTGATGCCCATCCACAAGTCAATCGGGCTGAGCGTGCTGGCTCTGACGGTCGCGCGCATCCTGTGGCGCTTCACCCGCGAGACGCCGCCCCTGCCCGCCGCGATGCCGGTCTGGGAAAAGAGAGCCGCGCATGTCACGCATTTCACCTTTTACGCGTTCATGCTGGTCATGCCGCTAACCGGATGGATCATGTCCTCCGCCGGGGATCGGCCCTTGAACTGGTTCTTCCTGTTCGACGTGCCCAAATTCGCCGTGTCGAAGGGCGATGCGATCGTCGGGATTTCAGGCGAGAGTCATGAGATCATGGGCTTTGCCTGGGCGGTGTTGATCATCGTGCATGTGCTGGCGGCGCTGCGACATCATTTCATCCTGAAGGACGGCGTGCTGCGGCGGATGATTTGA
- the acs gene encoding acetate--CoA ligase, which translates to MSDDFFPVPAEWAASALFDRGGRAADYARSIQDADAYWLEQAKRLDWVNFPSLTNESSFHEADFGVKWFADGVLNVSANCIDRHLAARGDQTAIIWEPDAPEEEPRRYSYAEVHERVCRFANVLKGAGAKKGDRITIYMPMIPEAAFALLACARIGAIHSVVFGGFSPEALAGRITDCDSTLVITADEGRRAGKKVPLKANVDAALKLCSSVRKVIVVQATGGAIPMEEGRDLWLHEEAARVSADCPAEPMQAEDPLFILYTSGSTGKPKGVLHTTGGYLLWASLTHELCFDYRPDDIYWCAADIGWVTGHSYIVYGPLANGATTLMYEGVPNYPTPSRIWEVVDRHQVRTIFTAPTALRALMKEGDDFVTRTSRQSLRLLGTVGEPINPEAWRWYHHVVGEDRCPIIDTWWQTETGAAMIAPMPGATDLKPGSATLPMPGVVPQIVDAEGKVLEGAAEGNLVIAQSWPGQMRTVWGDHERFFQTYFTTFPGKYTTGDGARRDKDGYYWITGRVDDVINVSGHRMGTAEVESALVLHEAVAEAAVVGFPHDIKGQGIYAYVTLNSGEEATDDLRKALVAWVRGEIGPIATPDVIQFAPGLPKTRSGKIMRRILRKIAEGEVSAQALGDISTLADPSVVDNLVANRQG; encoded by the coding sequence ATGTCTGACGATTTTTTCCCGGTTCCCGCAGAATGGGCGGCATCCGCCCTGTTCGACCGGGGTGGGCGCGCAGCGGACTATGCGCGGTCGATCCAGGATGCCGACGCCTATTGGCTGGAACAGGCGAAGCGGCTCGACTGGGTGAATTTTCCGAGCCTGACCAATGAAAGCAGCTTCCACGAAGCCGATTTCGGGGTGAAATGGTTTGCCGACGGCGTGCTGAACGTCAGCGCCAACTGCATCGACCGGCATCTGGCGGCCAGGGGCGACCAGACCGCCATCATCTGGGAACCCGATGCGCCGGAGGAAGAACCGCGCCGCTATAGCTATGCTGAGGTGCATGAGCGGGTCTGCCGCTTCGCCAATGTGCTGAAGGGCGCGGGCGCGAAGAAGGGCGACCGCATCACCATCTATATGCCGATGATCCCGGAGGCGGCCTTCGCCCTGCTCGCCTGCGCCCGGATCGGGGCGATCCACAGCGTCGTGTTCGGCGGCTTTTCGCCCGAAGCGCTGGCGGGGCGGATCACCGATTGTGATTCGACGCTGGTGATCACCGCCGATGAGGGCCGCCGGGCGGGGAAGAAGGTGCCGCTGAAGGCCAATGTCGACGCCGCGCTGAAATTATGCTCGAGCGTCCGCAAGGTCATCGTCGTGCAAGCGACCGGCGGCGCCATCCCGATGGAAGAGGGCCGCGACCTCTGGCTGCATGAGGAAGCGGCCAGGGTTTCCGCCGACTGCCCGGCTGAGCCGATGCAGGCGGAAGATCCGCTTTTCATCCTCTACACATCAGGTTCTACGGGAAAGCCCAAGGGCGTGCTGCACACGACCGGCGGCTATCTGCTCTGGGCCAGCCTGACGCATGAGCTGTGCTTCGACTATCGCCCGGACGACATTTATTGGTGCGCCGCCGACATCGGCTGGGTCACGGGGCACAGCTATATCGTCTATGGCCCGCTGGCGAACGGGGCGACGACGCTGATGTATGAAGGCGTGCCCAATTACCCGACGCCCAGCCGTATCTGGGAAGTGGTCGACCGGCATCAGGTGCGGACCATCTTCACCGCCCCCACGGCGCTGCGCGCGCTGATGAAGGAAGGCGACGATTTCGTGACCCGCACCAGCCGCCAGTCACTGCGCCTGCTGGGCACGGTGGGCGAGCCGATCAATCCGGAGGCCTGGCGCTGGTACCATCATGTCGTGGGCGAGGATCGCTGCCCGATCATCGACACCTGGTGGCAGACCGAGACCGGCGCGGCGATGATCGCGCCCATGCCGGGCGCGACCGACCTCAAGCCCGGCTCCGCCACCCTGCCGATGCCCGGCGTGGTGCCGCAGATCGTGGACGCGGAGGGCAAGGTGCTGGAAGGGGCGGCGGAAGGAAACCTCGTCATCGCGCAGAGCTGGCCGGGGCAGATGCGCACCGTCTGGGGCGATCATGAGCGTTTCTTCCAGACCTATTTCACTACCTTTCCCGGCAAATATACGACTGGCGACGGGGCGCGGCGCGACAAGGACGGCTATTACTGGATCACCGGGCGCGTCGATGACGTGATCAACGTGTCGGGCCACCGCATGGGCACGGCGGAGGTCGAAAGCGCGCTGGTGCTGCATGAGGCGGTGGCGGAGGCGGCGGTGGTCGGCTTCCCCCACGACATCAAGGGACAGGGCATCTACGCCTATGTGACGCTGAACAGCGGCGAGGAGGCGACCGACGATCTGCGCAAGGCGCTGGTCGCCTGGGTGCGGGGCGAGATCGGGCCGATCGCCACGCCCGACGTGATCCAGTTCGCGCCGGGCCTGCCCAAGACGCGATCAGGCAAGATCATGCGCCGCATCCTGCGCAAGATCGCGGAGGGCGAGGTGTCGGCCCAGGCGCTGGGGGACATTAGTACACTTGCCGATCCGTCGGTTGTGGATAATCTGGTCGCCAATCGTCAGGGGTAG
- a CDS encoding glutathione S-transferase family protein has product MWQLFQFPLCPFSRKVRLLLGEKGVGYDLMRESPWEARDEFLDLNPAGTTPVMVDEEKGMTLIDSQAICEYFEETVEKFPLISGTAAGRAEVRRLTAFFDQNFYGDVVGPLLHERMKKRLIERAPPDARVLREAMKRANVHMDYMDYLLDHRSWMAGPTLSLADIAAAAHLSVADYLGGIDWAGHETVKRWYAGFKSRPSFRPLLSERMEVITPPPHYEKPDF; this is encoded by the coding sequence ATGTGGCAACTTTTCCAATTTCCGCTCTGTCCATTTTCGCGCAAGGTTCGCCTGCTGCTCGGCGAAAAGGGCGTGGGCTACGACTTGATGCGCGAATCGCCGTGGGAGGCGCGGGACGAATTTCTGGACCTCAACCCCGCCGGCACGACGCCGGTGATGGTGGATGAGGAAAAGGGCATGACCCTGATCGACAGTCAGGCGATCTGCGAATATTTCGAGGAAACGGTCGAGAAATTCCCGCTGATCTCCGGCACGGCGGCGGGCCGGGCGGAGGTGCGGCGGCTGACCGCCTTCTTCGACCAGAATTTCTATGGCGACGTCGTCGGCCCGCTGCTGCACGAGCGGATGAAGAAGCGGCTGATCGAGCGCGCGCCGCCCGACGCCCGCGTGCTGCGGGAGGCGATGAAGCGGGCCAATGTCCATATGGATTATATGGACTATCTGCTCGATCACCGTAGCTGGATGGCGGGTCCGACGCTCAGCCTGGCGGACATCGCCGCCGCCGCGCATCTGTCCGTCGCGGATTATCTGGGCGGCATCGACTGGGCCGGGCATGAGACGGTGAAGCGCTGGTATGCGGGCTTCAAGTCGCGCCCGTCCTTCCGCCCGCTGCTGTCCGAGCGGATGGAGGTGATCACCCCGCCGCCCCATTATGAAAAGCCGGATTTTTAA
- a CDS encoding sensor domain-containing diguanylate cyclase has product MTGASSSANAQHGLTDRLARWARGFSGKADDMDMDGPEAPQRARPGSAASREATRRRKLYEDIGDFLFAHDLDLTPLNFGVAHDYLTGSHIGVEKAVKAVLAERGKITNGWVENVVADQRNDEVTPDALASMLDKVEENLSQFTGLMTESRNSAKDYGAALQEEVKGLSASAENQPVLARLVALTRSMVEKTRQVEGQLRDNQKQTQLLKSNLESARRAAEHDHLTGLPNRRAFEGTLREELAQAQKEGQPLAVAFCDIDHFKLINDTHGHDTGDRVLKFVAGLLSKASNDQCHVARHGGEEFVMLFRGKTAAEACEAVDSVRQDLSTRSLVNRANGERMERVSFSAGVANVLAYEDPRAALKAADRALYLAKEHGRNRVYLAAELD; this is encoded by the coding sequence ATGACTGGGGCATCATCTTCCGCAAACGCGCAACATGGTCTGACCGACCGCCTGGCCCGCTGGGCTCGCGGCTTTTCGGGCAAGGCCGACGACATGGACATGGACGGGCCGGAGGCGCCGCAACGCGCCCGGCCGGGCAGCGCCGCCAGCCGGGAAGCCACCCGGCGGCGCAAGCTGTACGAGGATATTGGCGATTTCCTGTTCGCCCATGATCTGGACCTGACGCCGCTCAATTTCGGCGTGGCCCACGATTATCTGACCGGATCGCATATCGGCGTGGAAAAGGCCGTGAAGGCGGTGCTGGCGGAGCGGGGCAAGATCACCAATGGCTGGGTCGAAAATGTCGTCGCCGACCAGCGCAATGACGAGGTGACGCCAGACGCGTTGGCTTCCATGCTCGACAAGGTCGAGGAGAATCTGTCGCAATTCACCGGCCTGATGACCGAATCGCGCAATTCCGCCAAGGATTATGGCGCGGCGTTGCAGGAAGAGGTGAAAGGCCTGTCCGCCAGCGCGGAAAATCAGCCGGTGCTGGCGCGCCTGGTGGCGCTGACCCGATCGATGGTGGAAAAGACCCGGCAGGTCGAAGGCCAGCTACGCGACAACCAGAAACAGACGCAGCTTCTGAAATCGAATCTGGAAAGCGCGCGCCGCGCAGCCGAGCATGACCATCTGACCGGCCTGCCCAACCGCCGCGCCTTCGAAGGCACGCTGCGCGAGGAACTGGCGCAGGCGCAGAAGGAAGGGCAGCCGCTGGCCGTCGCCTTTTGCGACATCGATCATTTCAAGCTGATCAACGATACCCATGGCCATGACACCGGCGACCGGGTGCTGAAATTCGTGGCGGGATTGCTGTCCAAGGCGAGCAACGATCAATGCCATGTCGCGCGCCATGGCGGGGAGGAATTCGTCATGCTGTTCCGCGGCAAGACGGCGGCGGAGGCCTGCGAGGCGGTGGACAGCGTGCGGCAGGATCTGTCCACCCGCAGCCTGGTCAACCGGGCGAACGGCGAACGGATGGAGCGGGTGAGCTTTTCCGCCGGGGTCGCCAACGTGCTGGCCTATGAAGACCCCCGCGCCGCGTTGAAGGCGGCGGACCGGGCGCTCTATCTGGCCAAGGAACATGGCCGCAACCGGGTGTATCTGGCGGCGGAGCTGGATTGA